A portion of the Krasilnikovia cinnamomea genome contains these proteins:
- a CDS encoding DNA polymerase IV: MGRSQAVRSGGRDPRFGPAADDAGCTVLHVDMDAFFASVEVRRRPELRGKPVVVGGVGPRGVVSSASYEARRFGVRSAMPAARARALCPQAVFLPPDFAAYSAASEAVMAVFRDVTPLVEPLSLDEAFLDVAGARRLLGRPAAIARLIRERVFDQQRLTCSVGVAPSKFVAKLGSTRAKPDGMIVVPQALVLDFLHPLPVDALWGVGERAAETLRRLGLATVGDLARAPVGMLRQAVGEAASAHLHELSWGRDPRRVEPEQVEKSVSAELTYDTDVSDPEVIRRSLLALADRVAVRLRAGGLVGHTVSIKVRLADFRTVSRSRTMPSATDVAREIFATAWALFDAYGATEHIRLIGVRIAGLASAATASRQLTLGEPERGWREAESAADAAAARFGAGIVGPASLLGRTDLRRTENHPYSTVVPLSDPPTPS; the protein is encoded by the coding sequence GTGGGACGAAGCCAGGCGGTGCGCAGCGGCGGGCGGGACCCGCGCTTCGGCCCGGCCGCCGACGACGCGGGCTGCACCGTGCTGCACGTCGACATGGACGCCTTCTTCGCCTCGGTCGAGGTTCGCCGCCGCCCGGAGCTGCGCGGCAAGCCCGTGGTGGTCGGCGGGGTCGGCCCGCGCGGGGTGGTCAGTTCGGCCAGCTACGAGGCCCGCAGGTTCGGGGTGCGCAGCGCCATGCCCGCCGCGCGAGCCCGCGCGCTCTGCCCCCAGGCGGTGTTCCTGCCGCCGGACTTCGCGGCGTACTCGGCGGCTTCCGAAGCGGTGATGGCCGTCTTCCGCGACGTCACGCCGCTGGTGGAGCCGCTCTCGCTGGACGAGGCGTTCCTCGACGTGGCCGGCGCCCGGCGGCTGCTGGGCCGGCCCGCCGCCATCGCCCGCCTGATCCGCGAACGGGTCTTCGACCAGCAGCGGCTCACCTGCTCGGTCGGGGTCGCGCCGAGCAAGTTCGTCGCGAAGCTGGGCTCCACCCGCGCCAAGCCGGACGGGATGATCGTCGTCCCGCAGGCCCTGGTGCTGGACTTCCTGCATCCGCTGCCGGTCGACGCGCTCTGGGGTGTCGGCGAGCGCGCGGCCGAGACGCTGCGCCGGCTGGGCCTGGCCACGGTCGGCGACCTGGCCCGGGCGCCGGTCGGCATGCTGCGCCAGGCGGTCGGGGAGGCCGCCTCGGCGCATCTGCACGAGCTGTCGTGGGGCCGCGATCCGCGCCGGGTCGAGCCCGAGCAGGTGGAGAAGTCGGTGAGCGCCGAGCTGACCTACGACACGGACGTGTCCGACCCCGAGGTGATCCGGCGCAGCCTGCTGGCGCTGGCCGACAGGGTGGCGGTCCGGCTGCGGGCGGGTGGCCTGGTCGGGCACACCGTGTCGATCAAGGTCCGGCTGGCCGACTTCCGGACGGTGAGCCGGTCGCGCACGATGCCATCCGCTACGGATGTGGCGAGGGAGATTTTCGCGACGGCATGGGCGCTGTTCGATGCGTACGGTGCCACCGAGCACATTCGTCTCATCGGGGTCCGGATAGCCGGTCTGGCGTCCGCCGCGACCGCGTCCCGGCAGCTCACGCTGGGTGAGCCGGAGCGCGGCTGGCGCGAAGCCGAGTCCGCCGCGGACGCCGCCGCGGCCCGGTTCGGGGCCGGGATCGTCGGTCCAGCCAGTCTTTTGGGACGAACCGATCTTCGCCGGACCGAAAATCACCCCTACTCGACGGTCGTCCCGCTTTCCGACCCGCCAACCCCCTCGTAG
- a CDS encoding transglutaminase TgpA family protein, producing the protein MNGRRRLGIVAATATLLAAAPLSAIFSSWTWLMQCVLVVALIAGAAVLARTLRFPTWAQALSMIMVLLLVLTWMFPSGEELLSLVPTPDTLEHFGRLFAEAGNDTRAYAVPVPDLEGLLFVTVLGIGAVAIAVDLITVVLRRPALAGLPMLAIYSVPVAVYVDSVPVLPFIVGAAGFLWLLVADNVDRVRRFGRRFTGDGRDVDVWEPSPLAAAGRRLAVIGVAAAVLLPLAVPGLSNGLLSSLTQTGAGAGTGGFGPGGNGRVNLFASLSGQLAQSSTTEMVRVTTTEPDPFYLRFGVADVVTDQGFTNRSPSGKPVAKGLPDPREDADTDVPAYQRYRATVEVTNSLNMPLAPVYSAVVDTDKLDGGWSYDQTMQVFFSNRTTTKGKKYSFDYVRARPTPAALRAAPSLGRDNPLRTEYTTVPRDDQVARLVGKLIKGQRTDYDKIMAIYKNFSRENGFVYSLQTQSGTSGSDIAAFLKNKIGFCQQYAAAMAWMVREAGIPARVAFGFTRGSSRDGDTYVLTNRNLHAWTEVYLKGFGWVPFDATPAAGVQGSSRTDWAPDVDRPTATAAPSSSALAPGVNPSAGPEDVDRRGRSQLDRDLGAAGTTAPDAGSSMPLWSVAIGALLVALLLVPATLRALRRRRRHHATIPREPAVAASTGPPGSPEVTVTTETVRAREDAHAAWDELVDTMIDYRVPVDPTETPRVTAGRLVRDAALDGPPADSAALLGRAEERARYARAPLQGGELTDALGHVRKGLARTARRRTRIAAVLLPPSVLLRWRMGMADRSTRWIGAAGRGRDTMARFSPRRLLPGRAR; encoded by the coding sequence ATGAACGGGCGCCGCCGGCTCGGCATCGTCGCGGCCACGGCCACCCTGCTGGCCGCCGCGCCGCTGTCGGCGATCTTCAGCTCGTGGACCTGGCTCATGCAGTGCGTCCTCGTGGTGGCGCTCATCGCGGGCGCCGCCGTGCTGGCCCGTACGCTGCGGTTCCCCACCTGGGCGCAGGCACTGAGCATGATCATGGTGCTGCTGCTCGTGCTCACCTGGATGTTCCCCAGCGGCGAGGAACTGCTGTCGCTGGTGCCGACGCCGGACACCCTGGAACATTTCGGCCGGCTGTTCGCCGAGGCGGGCAACGACACCCGCGCGTACGCCGTACCCGTACCCGATCTTGAGGGCCTGCTGTTCGTCACGGTCCTGGGCATCGGGGCGGTGGCCATCGCGGTCGACCTCATCACGGTCGTACTTCGCCGCCCCGCCCTGGCCGGGCTCCCCATGCTGGCCATCTACTCCGTACCCGTGGCCGTGTACGTCGACAGCGTGCCGGTGCTGCCGTTCATCGTCGGCGCCGCCGGGTTCCTGTGGCTGCTCGTCGCCGACAACGTCGACCGGGTGCGCCGCTTCGGGCGCCGGTTCACCGGCGACGGGCGCGACGTCGACGTGTGGGAGCCGTCGCCGCTGGCCGCCGCGGGCCGCCGCCTCGCCGTGATCGGGGTGGCCGCGGCCGTCCTGCTGCCGCTGGCCGTGCCCGGGCTGTCCAACGGGCTGCTGTCGAGCCTGACCCAGACCGGGGCGGGCGCCGGGACGGGCGGGTTCGGCCCCGGCGGCAACGGCCGGGTCAACCTGTTCGCGTCGCTGAGCGGGCAACTCGCCCAGAGCAGCACCACGGAGATGGTCCGGGTCACCACCACCGAGCCGGACCCGTTCTACCTGCGGTTCGGGGTGGCCGACGTGGTGACCGACCAGGGCTTCACCAACCGCTCCCCCAGCGGCAAGCCGGTGGCCAAGGGGCTGCCGGACCCGCGGGAGGACGCCGACACCGACGTGCCGGCGTACCAGCGCTACCGCGCCACCGTCGAGGTGACCAACAGCCTCAACATGCCGCTCGCGCCGGTCTACTCGGCCGTCGTCGACACCGACAAGCTCGACGGCGGCTGGTCGTACGACCAGACCATGCAGGTCTTCTTCTCCAACCGCACGACCACCAAGGGCAAGAAGTACTCCTTCGACTACGTACGGGCCCGGCCGACCCCGGCGGCCCTGCGCGCCGCCCCGTCGTTGGGCCGCGACAACCCGCTGCGTACGGAGTACACGACCGTGCCCCGCGACGACCAGGTGGCCAGGCTCGTCGGCAAGCTGATCAAGGGCCAGCGCACCGACTACGACAAGATCATGGCGATCTACAAGAACTTCTCCCGGGAGAACGGCTTCGTCTACAGCCTGCAGACCCAGTCCGGCACCTCCGGCTCCGACATCGCCGCGTTCCTCAAGAACAAGATCGGCTTCTGCCAGCAGTACGCGGCCGCGATGGCGTGGATGGTCCGGGAGGCCGGCATCCCCGCGCGGGTGGCGTTCGGCTTCACGCGCGGCAGCAGCCGCGACGGCGACACGTACGTGCTGACCAACCGGAACCTGCATGCCTGGACCGAGGTGTACCTCAAGGGCTTCGGCTGGGTGCCGTTCGACGCCACCCCCGCCGCCGGGGTCCAGGGGTCCAGCCGGACCGACTGGGCGCCCGACGTGGACCGCCCCACCGCGACCGCCGCCCCGTCGAGCTCGGCACTGGCCCCCGGCGTGAACCCGTCCGCTGGCCCGGAGGACGTCGACCGCCGCGGCCGCAGCCAGCTCGACCGCGACCTCGGCGCGGCGGGCACGACCGCACCGGATGCGGGCTCCTCGATGCCGCTGTGGTCCGTGGCGATCGGAGCCCTGCTGGTCGCGCTGCTGCTGGTGCCGGCCACACTGCGCGCCCTGCGGCGCCGGCGCCGCCACCACGCCACCATCCCCCGCGAGCCCGCGGTCGCGGCGAGCACCGGACCGCCGGGCTCACCCGAGGTCACGGTCACCACCGAGACGGTACGGGCCCGCGAGGACGCCCACGCCGCCTGGGACGAGCTGGTCGACACGATGATCGACTACCGGGTGCCGGTGGACCCCACGGAGACCCCCCGGGTCACCGCCGGGCGACTGGTCCGCGACGCCGCGCTCGACGGCCCGCCGGCCGACTCGGCCGCCCTGCTCGGCCGGGCCGAGGAACGCGCCCGGTACGCCCGGGCGCCCCTGCAGGGTGGGGAGCTGACCGACGCGCTCGGCCACGTCCGCAAGGGCCTGGCCCGAACGGCGCGGCGGCGCACCCGGATCGCCGCGGTGCTGCTGCCGCCGTCGGTCCTGCTGCGCTGGCGGATGGGGATGGCGGACCGCTCGACCCGCTGGATCGGCGCGGCGGGGCGTGGCCGCGACACGATGGCCCGCTTCAGCCCCCGCCGCCTCCTCCCCGGCCGCGCCCGCTGA
- a CDS encoding DUF3040 domain-containing protein: protein MPLSEHEQRLFDQIERSLAEDPKFASAVRASDPRFHARRRILVAAFVLIVGLALLVYGAVSSNTPLGVAGFVVMLGAAAFAMQSRRRAQAPDLQAVGGTASRRTRQARKAGLLDRLEDRWRQRPEGHR from the coding sequence GTGCCGCTCTCGGAGCACGAGCAGCGGCTGTTCGATCAGATCGAGCGGTCGCTTGCCGAGGACCCCAAATTCGCCTCGGCTGTGCGGGCCAGTGACCCGCGATTCCACGCACGCCGCCGGATCCTGGTCGCGGCGTTTGTGTTGATCGTCGGCCTGGCACTGCTGGTTTACGGCGCGGTGAGCAGCAATACGCCGCTCGGCGTGGCCGGATTCGTCGTCATGCTCGGCGCCGCCGCCTTCGCGATGCAGTCGCGCCGCCGCGCGCAGGCCCCCGACCTGCAAGCCGTCGGTGGCACCGCCAGCCGCCGCACCCGGCAGGCCCGCAAGGCGGGTCTCCTGGACCGCCTCGAGGATCGGTGGCGCCAGCGGCCGGAGGGTCACCGCTGA
- a CDS encoding M36 family metallopeptidase, whose product MKPLSAPSLNRRWGAAAAGVVLLAGLLPAQASAAPQARGAVGAADQNAKGEELANYDSRSALTAPARPTVTGEAAGLAAKRLAAAAKPGSPPRKLRDQLGVQGIVDIDGATGTPRRVAKLDGFLTGASRKKPATIALDYVKAHSDVFGLSATAVDQLQLRKDYVDIAGTHHLSFVQSVDGVPVFGNGLKAHVAKDGRLVQVDGSPLAVLPNSTGGSKLTAAKAREAAVQNVLGDSAAKATSAAAGPTRTTAFTDGGNAQLVMFQTATGPRLAWRVVTVDEGYVHVVDAADGTVLYRQSTVQHDSGSVFPNYPGAPAGGKQVTVDLGKWLPNNSPRLAGNVAHVWSDVDDDNKASASEEIAPSGKRSWNFPFTDFSTAAADTGCTAAFPCSWDPKTPNSWQKNRAQNAVQLYYFLGLWHDHLKAAPIGFTRSAGNFEAVDDDAVQGHTMDGANTANGLPDPRHVNNANMNTPPDGIKPTMQMYLFRPVENGPFIAGNSGDDADIVFHEYTHGLSNRLVVDAAGVSTLGSIQAGSMGEAWSDWYALDYLVGKGLEKDTSKVGDLRIGRYVGKGQNLIRTAPVDCPVGTTSEDCAGTPGAGPGGYTYGDFGKIAGRPEVHADGEIWAQTLWDLRTAIGSKKARSLVTRAMELSPANPSFLDQRNSILQADTVVNGGKLSAKIWSVFAKRGMGYFAGAIDGDDFQPVEDFSLPPASDTPRGTLSGKVNDALSKAPLAGVVVGFGGHASGFAGDYVATTAADGTYTITGILPGTYPKVFARMPGYDTESRTVSVAARANAADWTLRRNWASTGGGSKVGSFTGVDYTEYGCGPAALFDQSLGAGWVSDAKLLQTPGTAIEPRTVVLELPKAVDVTELTINPTAACGDAGSASTGDYRLETSTDGVTWTVGSQGHFTPADRKVNTVALAAGSATGVKFLRYTMLSTQVADVQGTCPGNFSGCEDVDSTEIGVYGNPVG is encoded by the coding sequence ATGAAACCGTTGTCAGCACCGTCGCTGAACCGGCGGTGGGGGGCAGCAGCCGCCGGTGTCGTCCTGCTCGCGGGGCTACTCCCCGCCCAGGCGAGCGCCGCACCGCAAGCCCGGGGCGCCGTCGGCGCCGCCGACCAGAACGCCAAGGGTGAGGAACTCGCCAACTACGACTCCCGGAGCGCGCTGACCGCGCCCGCCCGGCCCACCGTGACCGGCGAGGCCGCGGGCCTGGCCGCCAAGCGCCTGGCCGCCGCGGCCAAGCCCGGCAGCCCGCCGCGCAAGCTGCGCGACCAGCTCGGCGTGCAGGGCATCGTCGACATCGACGGCGCCACGGGTACGCCGCGCCGCGTCGCCAAGCTCGACGGCTTCCTGACCGGCGCCAGCCGCAAGAAGCCGGCGACGATCGCGCTGGACTACGTCAAGGCGCATTCCGACGTCTTCGGCCTCAGCGCCACCGCCGTCGACCAGTTGCAGCTGCGCAAGGACTACGTCGACATCGCGGGCACCCACCACCTCAGCTTCGTCCAGAGCGTGGACGGCGTGCCGGTGTTCGGCAACGGCCTCAAGGCGCACGTCGCCAAGGACGGCCGCCTCGTGCAGGTGGACGGCTCGCCGCTGGCGGTGTTGCCGAACAGCACCGGCGGCAGCAAGCTCACCGCGGCCAAGGCCCGCGAGGCGGCCGTGCAGAACGTGCTCGGTGACTCCGCCGCCAAGGCCACCTCCGCGGCGGCCGGGCCGACCAGGACCACCGCCTTCACCGACGGCGGCAACGCCCAGCTGGTCATGTTCCAGACCGCGACCGGCCCCCGCCTGGCGTGGCGGGTCGTCACCGTCGACGAGGGCTACGTGCACGTCGTCGACGCGGCCGACGGCACCGTGCTGTACCGGCAGAGCACCGTGCAGCACGACAGCGGCTCGGTGTTCCCGAACTACCCGGGTGCCCCCGCCGGCGGCAAGCAGGTCACCGTCGACCTCGGCAAGTGGCTGCCGAACAACTCGCCGCGGCTGGCCGGCAACGTCGCGCACGTCTGGTCCGACGTCGACGACGACAACAAGGCGAGCGCGAGCGAGGAGATCGCCCCGTCCGGCAAGCGCAGCTGGAACTTCCCCTTCACCGACTTCAGCACCGCTGCCGCGGACACGGGCTGCACCGCCGCGTTCCCGTGCTCGTGGGACCCGAAGACGCCGAACTCGTGGCAGAAGAACCGGGCGCAGAACGCCGTCCAGCTCTACTACTTCCTCGGTCTGTGGCACGACCACCTGAAGGCCGCCCCGATCGGCTTCACCCGGTCCGCGGGCAACTTCGAGGCCGTCGACGACGACGCGGTGCAGGGTCACACCATGGACGGTGCAAACACCGCCAACGGGCTGCCCGACCCGCGGCACGTCAACAACGCGAACATGAACACCCCGCCGGACGGCATCAAGCCGACCATGCAGATGTACCTGTTCCGGCCGGTCGAGAACGGCCCGTTCATCGCGGGCAACTCCGGCGACGACGCGGACATCGTGTTCCACGAGTACACCCACGGCCTGTCCAACCGCCTCGTGGTCGACGCCGCCGGGGTCTCCACCCTCGGCTCGATCCAGGCCGGTTCCATGGGTGAGGCGTGGAGCGACTGGTACGCCCTGGACTACCTGGTGGGCAAGGGCCTGGAGAAGGACACCAGCAAGGTCGGTGACCTGCGCATCGGCCGCTACGTCGGCAAGGGCCAGAACCTGATCCGTACCGCGCCGGTGGACTGCCCCGTCGGCACCACCTCCGAGGACTGCGCCGGCACCCCGGGCGCCGGCCCCGGCGGCTACACGTACGGCGACTTCGGCAAGATCGCGGGTCGGCCGGAGGTGCACGCGGACGGTGAGATCTGGGCCCAGACCCTGTGGGACCTGCGTACCGCGATCGGCAGCAAGAAGGCGCGGTCCCTGGTGACCCGGGCGATGGAGCTGTCCCCGGCCAACCCGTCCTTCCTGGACCAGCGCAACTCGATCCTGCAGGCCGACACGGTCGTCAACGGCGGCAAGCTGAGCGCCAAGATCTGGAGCGTGTTCGCCAAGCGTGGCATGGGCTACTTCGCCGGTGCCATCGACGGCGACGACTTCCAGCCGGTCGAGGACTTCTCCCTGCCGCCGGCGTCCGACACCCCGCGCGGCACGCTGTCCGGCAAGGTGAACGACGCGCTGAGCAAGGCTCCGCTGGCCGGTGTGGTCGTCGGATTCGGTGGGCATGCGTCCGGCTTCGCCGGTGACTACGTGGCGACCACCGCGGCGGACGGCACGTACACGATCACCGGCATCCTGCCGGGCACGTACCCGAAGGTCTTCGCGCGGATGCCGGGCTACGACACGGAGTCGCGGACGGTGTCGGTGGCGGCACGGGCCAACGCGGCCGACTGGACGCTGCGCCGCAACTGGGCGTCGACCGGCGGTGGCAGCAAGGTGGGCTCGTTCACCGGCGTCGACTACACCGAGTACGGCTGTGGTCCGGCCGCGCTGTTCGACCAGTCTCTGGGCGCCGGGTGGGTTTCCGACGCCAAGCTCCTGCAGACGCCCGGCACGGCGATCGAGCCGCGCACGGTCGTGCTGGAGCTGCCGAAGGCGGTCGACGTCACGGAGCTGACGATCAACCCGACCGCGGCCTGCGGCGACGCCGGCAGCGCCTCCACCGGTGACTACCGGCTGGAGACGTCGACCGACGGCGTCACCTGGACCGTGGGTTCGCAGGGCCACTTCACCCCCGCCGACCGCAAGGTCAACACGGTGGCGCTGGCGGCCGGCAGCGCCACCGGCGTGAAGTTCCTGCGCTACACGATGCTCAGCACTCAGGTCGCCGACGTGCAGGGCACGTGCCCGGGCAACTTCAGCGGGTGTGAGGACGTCGACTCCACCGAGATCGGGGTGTACGGCAACCCCGTGGGCTGA
- a CDS encoding AAA family ATPase, which produces MTTPTWDQPGGPLSSDEFRVASEAIMANIEQVIEGKSATVRLALAVLLAEGHLLIEDVPGVGKTKLAKALARSIDCSVRRIQFTPDLLPSDVTGVSVYNQETRDFEFKPGAVFANLVVGDEINRASPKTQSALLECMEERQVTVDGTTYELQSPFMVIATQNPMEMEGTYPLPEAQRDRFTARIAMGYPDPRAELAMLGGHGAVDPLNSLRPVADAALVRRLIATVRDVHAADAVQQYAIALVTATREAPEIRLGASPRCTLQLLRTAKAVAALEGRDYVLPDDLQALAVPVLAHRIIPTADAQLNRRTTDAIVAEIVHRLPLPHDRARSPYDTRTAGDGRAHFDSRGR; this is translated from the coding sequence GTGACAACGCCAACCTGGGACCAGCCCGGCGGCCCGCTGTCGAGCGATGAGTTCCGCGTCGCCAGCGAAGCCATCATGGCCAACATCGAACAGGTCATCGAGGGCAAAAGCGCGACGGTCCGGCTGGCGCTCGCCGTGCTCCTGGCGGAGGGCCACCTGCTGATCGAGGACGTGCCCGGCGTCGGGAAGACGAAACTCGCCAAGGCGCTCGCCCGCTCCATCGACTGCTCCGTACGCCGCATCCAGTTCACCCCGGACCTGCTGCCCAGTGATGTTACGGGCGTCAGCGTGTACAACCAGGAAACCCGGGACTTCGAGTTCAAACCGGGCGCGGTCTTCGCCAACCTCGTGGTCGGCGACGAGATCAACCGGGCCTCGCCGAAGACCCAGTCCGCCCTGCTGGAGTGCATGGAGGAGCGGCAGGTCACGGTCGACGGCACCACGTACGAGCTGCAGTCGCCGTTCATGGTCATCGCCACCCAGAACCCGATGGAGATGGAGGGCACGTACCCGCTGCCCGAGGCGCAGCGCGACCGGTTCACCGCCCGCATCGCCATGGGCTACCCGGACCCGCGCGCCGAGCTGGCCATGCTGGGCGGCCACGGCGCCGTGGACCCGCTGAACAGCCTCCGGCCGGTCGCGGACGCCGCCCTGGTGCGCCGCCTGATCGCCACGGTGCGCGACGTACACGCCGCCGACGCGGTCCAGCAGTACGCGATCGCCCTGGTCACCGCGACCCGGGAGGCCCCCGAGATCCGCCTGGGCGCCTCGCCCCGCTGCACCCTGCAACTGCTGCGCACCGCCAAGGCCGTCGCCGCCCTGGAGGGCCGCGACTACGTCCTGCCCGACGACCTGCAGGCGCTGGCCGTCCCGGTGCTGGCGCACCGCATCATCCCCACCGCGGACGCCCAGCTGAACCGGCGCACCACCGACGCCATCGTGGCCGAGATCGTGCACCGGCTGCCGCTGCCGCATGACCGGGCGCGCTCGCCGTACGACACCCGCACCGCCGGTGACGGCCGGGCGCACTTCGACTCCCGGGGGCGATGA
- a CDS encoding DUF58 domain-containing protein — MREALRGLTTRGRSFLAAAAAAAVSAFVLGERDLLRVSVLLAALPLLAAAYVGRSRYKLACTRSLDPGRTPVGTSARVILRLQNLSRLPTGTLMLEDRLPYALGSRPRVVLERLGAHQASSVAYTVRADVRGRYAIGPLVIRLTDPFGLCELTRSFPSVDKLTVIPQVVALPSVRLAGEYNGTGESRARSVAVHGEDDAATREYRRGDDLRRVHWRSTARTGELMVRREEQPWESRATVVLDTRLYAHRGEGPTASFEWAVSAAASIAVHLRQSGYKLRLVTGSGVDVDATDGEGLILDTLADVELTQAGDISTLVEQVRRRSDGGLVIGLFGSLTVPEAEVLSGLRGNGATCIGFAIDSTTWVSMSEQDRAEADKAHAACALALVRSGWRSVPVAHGDGLPALWPATARGSQGFAWRAAMAETVAGGVR, encoded by the coding sequence ATGCGGGAAGCCCTCCGGGGCTTGACGACCAGAGGCCGTTCGTTCCTGGCCGCCGCGGCGGCCGCGGCGGTCTCCGCGTTCGTGCTCGGCGAACGGGACCTGCTGCGGGTCTCGGTGCTGCTGGCCGCGCTACCGCTGCTGGCCGCCGCGTACGTCGGGCGCAGCCGGTACAAGCTGGCCTGCACCCGCTCGCTGGACCCCGGCCGCACCCCGGTCGGCACCAGCGCCCGGGTGATCCTGCGCCTGCAGAACCTGTCCCGCCTGCCCACCGGCACCCTGATGCTGGAGGACCGGCTGCCGTACGCACTGGGCAGCCGCCCCCGGGTCGTGCTGGAACGCCTCGGCGCCCACCAGGCCAGCTCGGTGGCGTACACGGTGCGCGCCGACGTGCGCGGGCGGTACGCGATCGGCCCGCTGGTGATCCGGCTGACCGACCCGTTCGGGCTGTGCGAGCTGACCCGCTCCTTCCCCAGCGTCGACAAGCTCACCGTGATCCCGCAGGTGGTGGCGCTGCCCTCGGTGCGGCTGGCGGGCGAGTACAACGGCACCGGGGAGAGCCGGGCCCGCTCCGTGGCGGTGCACGGCGAGGACGACGCCGCCACCCGCGAGTACCGGCGCGGCGACGACCTGCGCCGCGTGCACTGGCGCTCCACCGCCCGTACCGGTGAGCTGATGGTGCGCCGCGAGGAGCAGCCCTGGGAGAGCCGGGCCACGGTCGTGCTGGACACCCGGCTCTACGCCCACCGCGGCGAGGGGCCGACCGCCAGCTTCGAATGGGCCGTCTCGGCGGCCGCCAGCATCGCGGTGCACCTGCGCCAGTCCGGGTACAAGCTGCGCCTGGTCACCGGCTCCGGCGTCGACGTCGACGCGACCGACGGCGAGGGGCTCATCCTGGACACCCTCGCCGACGTCGAACTCACGCAGGCCGGCGACATCTCGACGCTGGTCGAACAGGTGCGCCGCCGCTCCGACGGCGGCCTCGTGATCGGCCTGTTCGGCTCGCTGACCGTGCCCGAGGCGGAGGTGCTCAGCGGGCTGCGCGGCAACGGCGCCACCTGCATCGGCTTCGCGATCGACAGCACCACCTGGGTCAGCATGAGCGAGCAGGACCGCGCCGAGGCCGACAAGGCGCACGCCGCCTGCGCCCTCGCGCTGGTGCGCAGCGGCTGGCGTTCCGTGCCCGTGGCGCACGGCGACGGGCTGCCCGCGCTGTGGCCGGCGACCGCCCGCGGGTCGCAGGGCTTCGCGTGGCGCGCCGCGATGGCCGAGACCGTGGCCGGGGGCGTGCGATGA